AGAGCGAGGTGATTTTTGTTTCTGCTCTGTCCGTGTCTGATTGACCTGCATACTGTATCTGCTCGACATCATAAAACTCTCCAAGAGCCCCTCAGTTGTGGGTTGTCTGCTTTAGCTGAAACATGTTCCCCCCCTCAAAGACAAGACAGGAGGCCATGGGTGTTGTGCTGAGACACAGCAAAGAAGAACATGAACAGATCCTCAGCAGCAAAGAGTTAAGCTTGAAGGAGGCTTGCAGAGTTAAAAATGAACTAGCCGAGACGCTCGAGCAAGTTCAGAGAAACCTTGTGGAGCTGCAGAATTCGTTAGCCTTTGAGGAACGAAGGTACATACTCTTGAGAATTCACAGCACGGAAGCCTGAGTGGTGATTACTTTGGTCATTTTGGTCCCGGAATTACTGTTTAAGGTCTAAGGATTGCGAGGAAAAACTaatggagaaaaacaaagaacttGAAAGGAGTCTTCAAGTTGTGGGTGAGTCTAAGTGAAAGAAATCTTAACACATTTGGTgctcaatttgtatttttaaaaaaaagcaaagcaactATTTTTTACTCTGACAGGAGAACTTAAAGAACAGAGGGCAAGAAAAGATGAGCAAATCACCATCCTTcagagtgaattagtgagtttGACTTATTTTAGTGTGCATATTGCTGTATTTCAATTGAAAGCACTGTTTCTTTGTTATTTGTGCTCTCAGGAAAAAAGCTTGCGCTTAATAGAGCTTGTGAAGGGAAAAGCTGATGTCCTTGAGGTCAGAGTGAATGATCTCCAAGATGAGCTTTCGGCAAAAACCATAGAAGTACAGCGAGTCATGGTGATGCACAACAGTAATTTCCAAATGGATATATATTTTAAGAACCCTTCATTGATCAgacaacttttttcccccttaaacCAGTGTGAGGCAGAGACTATACATGCAGACAACGAAAAGCTCAAGAGAGCTGGTGAAAAGGCAGAAGAATTTTTCTTGGAGAAGCAGCGCAACTCTGAGGTTTTTACATCAACTGTGGAAATAGTATGGGAGCAGACACATTGTAATGATTGCACTAGTCAGCTCCATGTGTTTTCacgctgttccacagagcaaaGTACACGAGCTGGAGGAAAAGTTGTTCAGTGAAATGAAGAAAACAGAGGAGTGCAGCTTTGAGATAGTACAACTGAAAACAGAACTCACACAGCATCAGTGAGTCACTCCATCATTAACAGCCTCCTATTATATCACACTGTCGTATTGCGCATGACCAGTGCTGTTCCGCTTTACAGAGCTAAGTATGAAGAGCTGCTGTCTAACTTTAATGAGGTTAATTTCGAGAAGAAAGCTTTTGAGCTGAAGTTTGAGAACACATCCTCTGATATGAAAGCCATCACGGCAACCATGAAGGTCTGAGTTTTGCCTCATGTTTAGGTCGCTAAACCATGTAAACTTGACATCTAAACCTGCAAATTGTATCCAtcaattagtaaaaaaaaaaaaaagttatttgtgaATCTGTAAATTTGACTGGCAGGGGAGTGAGGAGAAGGCTGTGAAGCTcgcaaaggaaattcagaaactggAAGAGGATAACCAACGTTTAAGGTCAGTTTATATTTTAGAGATGAGTTAGATTAGTTTTATTTGGGTTTCCGAGTGTGTGGAATTAAACAGACTTGAAAGTCTATCTCTGAAAATTTGTTTGTGCGCGAACCGTTCAAAATGTTACCGGATTATGACTTAGATGTATAAATATACGGGGGCTTGgatgcacaaattattttgCACTTGGTATTAGTCTGCCACCAACAAGAACACCAAAATGcttaaaagtaaagaaataaaagtaggTTTCTAAAATAACACGTCCCTGCAGGAATCCGTCATTCTGCAATCGCGGGATTTGGAATTTGGTTTGGATTTCAAAGCGCTGCAGAATTTAAAGCAATCTGGTAAAAAGGACAAGATGCATATTACATTGAATGTAGTGTTCAAGTTAGCAGCTAGATGTCGCAGTCAGGCTACAGTTGCATTAAAGCATGGCATGAGGCCCaatccagatttttttattgttgttaaatCTGCTCTTTTTATGTTCtcgttcacattacaaaaacaaatgtaaactcTCCGTGATCTGATATGCATGCGCACAAAGCACAATGCCGAGTGACACGCAAAAGACAACGCACGGCAGTGAAAATGTTTGATATGTTGATAGAATGGCCTTTCCCAGAATATAAACGTTTTTAAAATAGCTCTCCAaagattttggacattttttgttaTCATATGTGATGAGAATGACTTTCTCTGAATTGCattgaattcaattcaatttctatccatccattatccgagccgcttatcctcacaagggtcgccacactggaaggccggagcccagatttgaactctggacctccgcactgtgaggcggatatgttaaccagtcgatcactgtGTTGCCCCAATTCCACTTCCTGTAATTCAAATTCAGTTCTATATCCTGTGTGGTGAagtaaattcaaattcaaaagttTAGCATTTTCTAAGACAAAGCATCTTGTGTCTTTTAAGATGATTAAAGTGTATATACAtttgttttggggtgttttATAGAGCGGAAGTGCACACTATTCAAAGTTTAACCCAAAGACAGTATGCAGAAATTGAGATGTTgcagaagaaaatggaagacaacGTAAGCaacttcaaattaatgctcagcgactattttcttttgtgatttTAACATTTCGCTTTAATGTAGTGTCAGCATTTGCAGGAGAAGGTTGTGCAAACAGAAGGACAGATCAAAGCCGCAGAAGTAAAGGTGAGGAGAAATAAAGATGTGTGATTATTACTTGTTTTACTTTGACACTGGtctgacattgttttgtttttttagtgctCTTACCTCATGAAGAAAATTGGGGCTCATCGTAAAGCAGGAGAATATCAGAAAGAGGTTTGTAAGACCTACAAACCCGATCATCTACTGGCTTTCTGCACAGCTCAACTTCTCACTCGTGTATTTCAGATTAAAAAGCTTAAGACACAAATGGCAAAAGAGCTTGTGAAATACAGTGAACTTGAAAATAAGGTATGCTTATTATCCTCTTGTGgagtaaaatatgttttaaaaacatgcttAATGCAAGCCTTTTTTTGTCAGATGACCAGTCTGTATGATGAATCAAACAACCAGAAAAGACAGCTTGAAGAAAAGCATCAAAAGCTGGTTGAAGAGCTTCATGAAAAATCTTCATTTGCAGCAGATCTTGACAATAAGGTTGTTTTTAtaatgaactacattttttggCCCTTCTGAGCAGTGGTTCCCAATATCTTTGGGCTTCTGCACCCCCGAACCATTCCATGAGTATCCCctcactcaaatgtgttaatgatTCTGGAAAAGTAAAATGTAACACAGCtgattattaaatgaaaataatgttattttgtttccttAATTTCCACATTAAATTCTTAggcattttaacaaaaaaatgaaatctaaaAATATTAGCCTTGAAAATAGATTAGTAATATCAATAAAATAGGactatactttttaaaaacggcCTTTGTTATACTATGTACAGCGTGGGAGTGACGTCACGAGTGTCAAAAGTGATAGAATACTACGTTTTCTCCATAGATAAAAGAGCTGCGATTAACCACAGACGAGGCTATCAAGAGTAAAGAGGACGCAGAACACAAGTGTCAACACAAGACAGCTGATATTGTCGCACtgatggaaaaacacaaagtacGCTTTGATCCCCACACATGTGACCCCTGCACACTTTTACTGCCCGTTCAAACACATCCTTCATTTTGTCCTTCCTAGAACCAATATGACCGCATGGTCAAAGAAAAGGATGCGGAACTGGATGAGATGAGGAAGCGTGAGACAGAGGCCATTAGCTGCCGGGTGGCTCTGGTACTGAGAACTCAAACAAATTCAGTCACAAAACAAACCTAAAAAAATAGTTTATAGATGAAGATTTATTCATTACATTTTCTGAAATAGGAGATTGATGTCTCAAAGTTTAAGACTGAAAACGGTCAACTGAAGAAGCAGCTGATAACAGCAAAGGTATTGTCTTATTaatattcattttctttcttttttttatatgcaattgactattgtgtttttgttgtcaggATAACTTTCAAAAAGAGTTAAGTGATCTGAAGAAAGAATTGTCTTCGCTTAAATTATCTCGGCTTTCCCAAGACAAGAGCAACACGGTATACATACATGACACAAATAAAAGAGCACCGACTACCTCACCtatttatatctatatatatattactatgACTGTACTAATATTTCTAGGCAAATCCCTTCTACACAAATCATAAAGGGAGACATGCAGAAACACCGAGAAGCAAGTCTTCAAAGATGAACGTGTTTGACTTCGCCGAGGTCTGTAAAAGGCCACTGTATATTTTGCTGTAATGAAGAAGCCTAAACTAGTCAATTGTGTACATCTGCATTAATATGTACTGGTGACCATTAAAGTATCACACACATTTATTGTTGAGAAAAATGTAACATAAGATCCATCATATGGTTTGTTATGTGTGTGTTAGGAATGTGACTTCGGTTCCATGAGGATGTCgggtgaaaaaaacccaaagatcAAGGTAGAACCTTCATTGCTCTGTGATGAATGGGGGATCATTATCAATAGTAAAGACTTAACGTACCATTGAATCAACTCTCAATTTATGCACAAGGAACATCAGGACTCTGCTTCCCCGGTAAATGGGACAAAGCAGGCTGGCAGAGCAGAAAAAATCAAAGTAACTGATTGATCATTTGTACAATCTGAAATGTTTTGACTCCTCAACATGCTGATGAATTGCAACTGCTTTGCAGACCTATAGAATAAGGACGCCCCCTAGTGCTGACAAGCCAGGGAGCTGGAAGAAGAGAGCCTTGGAGCTGGAACCCAAGTCTGACAACTCTGATCCAAACAATGTTTtggtgagaatgtttttttttttgttacccaaTAACAGGAGTAGGTCAAAGGTAGTCTCATTTGTCCTTCTGATTTTGACAGACTTTAAAAAACACGCCAGCACCACACTTCTCGGTTCCCCTCTCTCAATGCAACCGATCCAAAAAGGTAATGTGAATGTCTCAGAAAGAATTACAATTATTTTAGTAACCAAATTGCTGCATTTCTTTTTACCCAACTCCAGAGCCCCACTGCTCTTAAGTCACCGGGAACCGCCCTAAAGTTAGCGGGCATCAAGAGGATGCGTGATGCTGGCTGGATCGCTGTCAGTGACagtgagaaaaagaagaaaaaggctcGGGGGAAGATTTTTGCATAAGTAGTGTCTTTGTAGACACCTTAGATGCAGTTAAGTTTTCTATTCTCTAATTTTGAAAGGCACATTTCTTATGTGGTAAAAATAGTGGTGGTGTGGTAGTCATAGaagaaaagcaggaagaggTATAGTTTTGTAGTTGCGGTTCTTACGGTAGTATTGTCCTAAGCATAGTAATAGTCACAGATTGCTGGTTTAGAATTCattgtgttgttattgttgtggtGTAGGAGTCATAGTTTGCAAgcgtagtaaaaaaaaaaacaacaacaaacagacaTTAGTTTTTCACTGATTTATGCAGCAGTACTTATAACAGTATGCTAGTGCAGTATTGCCGCACACAGCGAGTTACTTGTAGCTGTTGTAGTAGTCATCAGAATAATGCCTTAGTAAAGTTAGTTTTGTAGTATTTTACTACGTTAATAGTTATGACCTGGTATGTGCATACTTTTTCAGTTTGATAGTAAATGGTcaaagaaatatttatttttatttaagcaATCAAATGTGAACTGTACATAATTCTTCATAAGAAATCATAAAAAGAtaataaatgatttattttctgcAATGAAAATGTTCCAGTTTACTACTTAACAGTGAAAAGCTGAGGTCATACTGATGCTGTCAATGCATGGGCTttgcaatacattcattcattcattcattcatcttccgagccgcttgatcctcactagggtcgcagggggtgctggagcctatcccagctgtcttcgggcagtaggcgggagacaccctgaatcggttgccagccaatcgcagggcacacagaaacgaacaaccattcgcactcacactcacacctaggcacaattaagagtgttcaatcagcctgccacgtatgtttttttggaatgtgggaggaaaccggagcacccggagaaaacccatgcaggcccggggagaacatgcaaactccacacagggaggtcggaactggaatcgaacccggtacctctgcactgtgaagccgacgtgctaaccactggacatttTTAATCAAGAATGAACCCTttcctgtaaaataaaaaatagctgattaaaaaaaaaaaaggcatgtatTACTGACCAAAACTGTACTTAGCGTAATAAAAGTGAATGTAAAATTTGTAGATGAGCATCACCAGCAGTTCAAGAAATGATATGTTGTTCTGTCATCACAAGGGTAGCTAGAGCCTAACCcaactgacttcgggcagtaggcgggggacaccctgaactggttgccagccaatcgcagggcacacagagacaaacaattaTCCGCGCTTACACTCATACCTCGGTCCTGAAGCAGAGAGCGATGTCATCGTCGGGAACGACGGACAGCATTAAGCAAGCATACCtcgggacaatctagagtgttaaATTAAGCTccacaagcatttttttggaatgtgggaggaaaccggcgacCCGGAAAAAAACGTAGCAGGCATGTGGAGaatatgtaaactccacacagaaaggctgcagccgggatcgaaccctgcacctctgcactgtgtggcagGCATGCTAACGAGTCGATCACCGTGCCACCCATATTTTATTAATATCAAGCAGCGAATTAGAATAATGCAAGTACTTCACATGTACAGTGTTTTGTACCACTGAACTTTCTGGAAAGCAGGTGTATTGTACAGTTGATTCCTGCACACTCACGGTTCAGCATCTGGGATTCACATatttacagatttttaaaaatctattggGGGGGaacaaacattttgaatatttatcaGTACCTTTTGAAGAATTTTATGGTTTAATCGTTTTTTTACAACAAATGTTGTTCCCTCtatgcatttcaatggggtcaattaccggtatatgtaAATCTGTTATTCAGAGGCCAGCCTGGTCCTGTCCCCCGTGAATAGCAGGCGTCACCTGTACTTTTCAAACATAGACATTACTGGGTAGTACCATTACTTTCCACCAACATCCctgaaattgtaaaaaatagcCATTAAATTATATGATGTGAAACACATAATCGTGTGCCAAACAAAGATCCAGTATTTATGTTAAATACATGTTAGAAGTACAATATCTGAATGGAATATTATAGTTTGGTCGCTTCAACAAAATCGTGGCTTGTCGGGTCACAGTGTACAAATCCTGACTTGTCTGCTCCTATGTCGAATTCTGTCGCACCCTTCTCTGTTTTTCCTGAAACCTGTCATGAAAATGCAATTGAGATGTAAGATGACCTGAGATTGTCTTCTCAATAATTTTGTTCAAAAAATTCTAATTCTACCTGTGATTTATGGCTGCAGCTGAAACAAGCAAAgtcgcttttcctcacaaataATTGGGAGTTCAGCTTGCCTTGCTTGCAGCCACCTATCCACAACAAAGGGGAAATTACTGCTTTGTCTTCTTGTGTTAGGAGGTTTCATGCATTTGCCACGGTGCAAGTCGGCAAGTGGTCCTCACCTGTGATCATGCTCACCAATAGTCCGATCACGATGGTTGTCAATGTACCAAGGAAGGAGATGTACAGGTAGGACAGAGAGTAGAAGTCTGCCAAAGGGGGCCTAACACTGACACACAACACAGGATGTCAGATTATCATTCAGTATTGTATAGTTATAAAGcaaatggtaaatgggctgcCACTTCAATGGTGCTTTTCGACTTCGACTTGACACAGCACCAGGAGCAACTAGGGTTCAGTATCCTGCTTAAGGACCCTTCGGTATGGTTGCAATGGTGGGAAATGCCACTCTATCACCAAGCCATGTAGCTCCTGAGCAGCCTTCAACTTAGAATGGGGACTGGGGGAATTTTTATTAGGTTCCCACCTGTTGACTACAGTAAATATGTACTATATTTACTGATTGTAATACTAGGGATCCAACGCTACCCAAAGGTCATGATACAATACCACAATATGAACctcacaatatgataatgatcACGATATTGATGGCAGTGTggcgatattaaaaaaaaaaaaaactcacggtACTGTAAAAGAACAGCTCATGATATTGATAAGAAAAAGcacaatattgtgtttttgtacatcatAATCGCCGTGACAAAGGTGTGGCCCGTCATTTTATTGTCATCTTTTCCTCCTGGCTCAGCAGCACAAAGTACCATAGTCGATGTAGTTCACAATGCTGTGTTTGGCTGAAACGGGAGAAATGTACAGAAGTTTTTGAAGATTTACGTTTGAGAGGCTGAACTTCAATTTGGACAGTTTTAAATTAAAGGAAGTTTCGAATCAATTACTAAAAGAATTAGCGATTAGCTTAATAATTAATATGTTGTGTAATCGTTGCACCTGCCATTACTGCAAATGTTTGTAAAGTACACTTTTATGCAGTGCAATTTTTGTTACAACAAACATTTGTTTCTGGGGGAAAGGCTGGAAAGAATTGATGGCATTGCATTCATTCCAATGGGGAAAACGCGTTGtaataaatgtgtttcaagCGACGGGCCTCGTCAAAGAACAACTTCAATTTTGAATCTCAAGGCACTTTTGTTTGCAACATTTTTGTTGAGTAACGTGCAGTGAGGTTTGTATCTTGTTAAAAATGCGCCTTGGCTCAATCGAAGATGGAAAACACTTGGCTGAACTTTGTGTCTGTAAAATGTAATCAAAGGGTGAAAAGAGTAAGTTAACTCCTCTTTGTACTTGAATGACAGGAATGCCCAGGAGTGATCTCTTATGTCTCACTCAGGTTGGGTGACTGGAGTGGTCCATGGCGTTTCTGTGGTCATGTTGGACTGGAGAGTGTTGTTGCAACCCGCAGTGCTGACTGGCAGAGGGTTTGTCTTGTCTGCCGTCGCCGGGTAGAGCTGACCTCCGATCCCTACCCACAGTGTCAACACCAGGCTGAGGAACATTCCTGTGAGGCCTCCCTGCAAAGTCAACAAGCGAGTGCTGAAGGGCAGCAGGTGTGTgtcagtgttttgtgtgtgtgtgtgtgtgtgcgtgtgcgtgtgcgtgtgcgtgtgtgcaactCACAATTGAGTTGGCTGTGCGGAAAAGCATGCCTAATAGGTACAGCCCCAGAAGTGGCCCGCTCAGCATCCCAAATATAGAGAGAGCTGCCTATGGACAGAACACAATCAGGACACTGCGCTGTAGAGATAAAACAGTCAGTGTGTGATGGTCTATCAGGTTTACCTGCAGAACGCTTCCCATTTGTGAAGCGACTCCAGCCATCCCAATGCACAGAGCGCCAAAGAACACACCTCGGGAGAAAACAGTAGATTTCAGGTTGAAGGAGATGAAATATGCACTGCTCCTAGGTTTCTTAATGAAAGGTCTCTGgcatgcttttgtcaaaattctcgaataaagaaaatcaagcagatgtgtgtgtgtgtgtgtgtgtgtgtgtgtgtgtgtgtgtgtgtgtgtgtgtgtgtgtgtgtgtgtgtgtgtgtgtgtgtgtgtgtctaaacaGCAAATGTGCAAAATCTCAAGTGCTGAACTGAATATCAATCGACTGTAGTTTTAATGGCACTAGTGACCACTAGAGAGCAGACATGTCTTTGTTTTGCTAAGACCAGGTCTTACTGGTCTTAATGTCCTACAAAATGAGTAGGCCTAATTTTGACAAATTTAGGAATAACATGCAGGAAAACATAGTTCCTCAACGGATTAACATTTtcagaaagatgttttttttaacaaaatgagTTCTTTGCACTTTAGTTGATTTCtagttcagcagttttgtgctgttCTTCAATGGTAATTTTTAGGAAAGAGCCACATGTGGTTAAAACTAACTGTTTGCTCAGGTTAAGGACATCAATCAACTGTTCATCTTCTGAGATGGGATAGTCTGAAGAAACATTGTATATTGTGCAGGTTCTATTACATAACCATTTCAGCATTCCTACAGTAAGCAGTTTGaataatggattgatggataatGTGGAGTCCTTGATTACACAGCCTATATTGAAACAGGATTCAATTCCTTGCTGAACGTGAACAGGCAAATCGGGGTGAATGGTTGTCAAGGCCTCGGTTATTTGAGTCATCAGGTCATCCTTTCTTATCAGTTTAAGACACAAAACACCTTTCCATGATCAGTTTGAAGTCAGTGAAAACCACATTTTaggcaaaaagcaaaaacattgcTTGTGATATAACAGCAGCCAGACAAGACCACAGCAGCAGAACATTTGAAGATACTGCCTTTCAAGCGAAACCGGTTTGATTTTGTTACCATTCCAAGTTACTCAGATATGAGATTGTGAAGTGACCTAGATCTATGATACACTCTATGCTTTACAATACAATTTTCTTCTATCAATCTGTCAAGGTATTCTCTTACAAGTGGGACGTATTcacacaaaagttttttttttaaagtttttttgggggttcgCTAAGAACAAGTGTATTACTTATCATACAATTAACCTTTTATCAACACTTACTCAGGCCCATGCTCAGCCAGGTTGTCTGCTTCACTGAGAGGTTTTTCCACACGGGACGAATAAAGTCTTCAACGGTGACTGCAACAAGGGCATTGATGCTGGAGGACACCGTGCTGAAAAACATAAACTCATCATGTAGCATCTATGTGATTGTTTTATACTTTACTATGTATTTTCTCAGCACTGGGCCAATTCATGTTTTGCTGTCCCTTATCTGGAAGAGCACACTCTCATGAATCAAAACTAATTTGCTGCCCAAACCGAACAATAGGCACACCTGCAAACAAAATGTGCTTCAGATAGCACTACTCAGTTGACAGggtataattataattatggcTGAGTATTGCTTCACAAGAAAACTTTAACAGCAGCGTTCAAAGGGGAGCATTCATTTCTTTTGCCAAGACAGAATTCTTGTGCCCTGTGAGGTTGTATCAAATGCTCCGTCTGAGCTGCGTGATTCCCACCAACGATCTAAAGCAATGATGTCCACAATTTGGCCCACAGAAGCCCACGATCCACACAAACCGTACAAATAAGATAATAGGAACATTTGTGTTAATAACACCAGATTATTGAGTGAGAGGAGCAAAAAAAGGTTGGTCCTGTCTCCAATCGCAAGTCAAAATGATCCCTACTGTCCAACCCATAGAATCATATTGGCACCTCCCATCGCTTCCCCATCCTTCACTAACCCGGAAGTTGCCTGCTAGCAAACAGACAAATAAACCGAAATGCAAAGCTctatgaattgtttttataattATGAATACTTCGTCCGAGGTGGTGGTCTGCGCTCTCCTTCGTTACATTCTAGTTTTAATTAAACAACAACTGTATTGAGGCTTTACAGCATCATATAAAAACAACATACAATTGCTGAGCATGTTTATCTGGACTGATGGATTGATTTGGATAAATTAGAGGTGAAGAATCTTCAAGTGGCCTATGCGTTCTTccgattttttgggggatgtggcccttggaagaaaatgtttggacaccTCTCACACTAAATCAACGCATTTCTCTCTCCTTAGCCTCACCTCAGAGTGCCACTGTATGCAGCAGCCACAAACAAACCAGGAATTCCAGGGTAGACAGCCAAGATGTCCATGACCAGGTAGGGAAGcaactgtttattttttgtttttttgcaaagacATTGTTATTCAACGCATAGGCAGGCGCTTGTGTGATGACCGGGTTGAGAAGTACCTGGTCTGTGGAACCGACATCGCCATTGGTGAACGGGTCGCAGTTCTTGTAAATGGAGAACATCGCGAGGCCAGACAGCATTGCCAGACTAAGAGTCACACACAAGCCCACCATGTTCACATACAAAGCCCTGGACAGAGAATGAGAGGTGATGTAAGGGCATGAAGGCTTCTAACTGATAATTATCGATAAATAATGTAGGCTGCAGGAATGCTCACATCTTGGCATGGCGCAGCGTTTTGCAAGAGATGTAGCGTTGCACCTGGGATTGGTTTATCGCGTAGACTGACATCCATGTCACGCTACCACCTATAGTCATGCTCCAGAATGTATGTCGCTTCAGGGGATCAGGGTCAAAGCTGAGTCAGGTCCAAAATGAAAGAGCTTATATGTGGAAAATATTTGTCTTGGTTTTACAAGCTCCATTGCAGGACACTCCTAGGCCATTAATAACAAAACAAGCAGTCGAAAAACTGACAAGTAATAATTATGGCGGGAACCGACAGTGCCTTCTTGACTTGCTTGTGTCTTTGGGGTGGAAGGGAATGGTAGGGGTCAAAGGCAGGTAAAGTATGTGCTGTCTCCCActttttaacatgagtttgaatgtgaacaCTGCCTCACCCCTGTTATAAGAgagtgcaaccacattatttcgGTTACTTATCTTTGTTAGCCCTCTCAATaagaggtgtgtgtgcgtgtatgtgtgttttggaaTTGTTTTGTACAGGTTAAAGGCC
The DNA window shown above is from Hippocampus zosterae strain Florida chromosome 9, ASM2543408v3, whole genome shotgun sequence and carries:
- the slc5a8l gene encoding sodium-coupled monocarboxylate transporter 1; translated protein: MVGTGGPVATFSEWDYVVFAGTIVGAAGLGLFQAFRGRKESSSAEYFLGGRQMSAVPVAMSLTASFMSGVTVIGTPAEAYLYGTSFWLFGISYVIMSFITAEIFVPLFYRLGITSAYEYLEMRFSRLIRVLGTFMYTMQTILYTGLVIYAPALALNQITGMDLWGVLVATGAVCIVYCTLGGLKAVIWTDVLQMVIMLTGFVAVIARGAVLQGGLDKIWEDAGQGGRLETFDFDPDPLKRHTFWSMTIGGSVTWMSVYAINQSQVQRYISCKTLRHAKMALYVNMVGLCVTLSLAMLSGLAMFSIYKNCDPFTNGDVGSTDQLLPYLVMDILAVYPGIPGLFVAAAYSGTLSTVSSSINALVAVTVEDFIRPVWKNLSVKQTTWLSMGLSVFFGALCIGMAGVASQMGSVLQAALSIFGMLSGPLLGLYLLGMLFRTANSIGGLTGMFLSLVLTLWVGIGGQLYPATADKTNPLPVSTAGCNNTLQSNMTTETPWTTPVTQPDVRPPLADFYSLSYLYISFLGTLTTIVIGLLVSMITGGCKQGKLNSQLFVRKSDFACFSCSHKSQVSGKTEKGATEFDIGADKSGFVHCDPTSHDFVEATKL
- the sycp1 gene encoding synaptonemal complex protein 1, with product MLSSHLKMAKDGRFNFKLLVPPRVNNCSQVSAVKPQESVENRVELGPSKYFVIDQNTPALSKSAVAPTKPITQDCLKMTVAPTERVESDCAPGQLCSKMFDEVEKIKCWKFKVDSDAAQSERKLQENKRTIETQRKAIQELQFQNESLSIKLEEQMSENEDWRNKHNATRNLCNLLKETFERSADKMQLFESERDETHHLLMENGERVQKLIVAFEHLRGQAEANQNELDSVKANLQKLEELKENYQQECTLKENTVAMLEAKLQEKVGELEEVQRDLHDTQNQCRLLQEATTQQCEELRRSKMEKESLLEKLHSAEQRCKESETRQEAMGVVLRHSKEEHEQILSSKELSLKEACRVKNELAETLEQVQRNLVELQNSLAFEERRSKDCEEKLMEKNKELERSLQVVGELKEQRARKDEQITILQSELEKSLRLIELVKGKADVLEVRVNDLQDELSAKTIEVQRVMCEAETIHADNEKLKRAGEKAEEFFLEKQRNSESKVHELEEKLFSEMKKTEECSFEIVQLKTELTQHQAKYEELLSNFNEVNFEKKAFELKFENTSSDMKAITATMKGSEEKAVKLAKEIQKLEEDNQRLRAEVHTIQSLTQRQYAEIEMLQKKMEDNCQHLQEKVVQTEGQIKAAEVKCSYLMKKIGAHRKAGEYQKEIKKLKTQMAKELVKYSELENKMTSLYDESNNQKRQLEEKHQKLVEELHEKSSFAADLDNKIKELRLTTDEAIKSKEDAEHKCQHKTADIVALMEKHKNQYDRMVKEKDAELDEMRKRETEAISCRVALEIDVSKFKTENGQLKKQLITAKDNFQKELSDLKKELSSLKLSRLSQDKSNTANPFYTNHKGRHAETPRSKSSKMNVFDFAEECDFGSMRMSGEKNPKIKEHQDSASPVNGTKQAGRAEKIKTYRIRTPPSADKPGSWKKRALELEPKSDNSDPNNVLTLKNTPAPHFSVPLSQCNRSKKSPTALKSPGTALKLAGIKRMRDAGWIAVSDSEKKKKKARGKIFA